A single genomic interval of Prunus dulcis chromosome 5, ALMONDv2, whole genome shotgun sequence harbors:
- the LOC117626946 gene encoding late embryogenesis abundant protein At1g64065-like, which produces MAEQESQVWPLAPSRLHRRSDEENPTFKAIRRERSNKCFVYVFAAIVLQSIFILVFALVVLRVKSPGFNLSSVAVKSLKHTTTPTSSLNATLVTELAIKNKNFGEYKFEGSSASLWYGGFKVGEAKIGKGRVKARGTRRVSLSIDVRSNRLPQEAKNGFEGEMNSGYLKISSYAKLTGKVNLMKIMKKRKTIDTNCTMVVVLKSRTVKDLFCR; this is translated from the coding sequence ATGGCAGAGCAAGAGAGCCAAGTTTGGCCATTGGCACCCTCCAGACTGCATCGTAGAAGCGATGAAGAAAACCCTACTTTCAAAGCCATACGCAGAGAAAGAAGCAACAAGTGTTTCGTCTATGTGTTTGCTGCCATCGTCCTCCAAAGCATATTCATCTTGGTCTTTGCTTTGGTTGTTCTTCGTGTCAAATCACCTGGTTTTAATCTCAGCTCTGTTGCAGTCAAAAGTCTCAAGCACACAACTACGCCAACTTCTTCTCTCAATGCAACTTTGGTCACCGAGTTGGCCATAAAGAACAAGAACTTTGGCGAGTACAAGTTTGAGGGCAGCAGCGCGAGTTTGTGGTATGGAGGGTTTAAAGTTGGCGAGGCCAAGATTGGGAAGGGGAGGGTTAAAGCGAGAGGGACGAGGAGAGTGAGTTTGAGTATTGATGTTAGGTCAAATAGGCTGCCTCAGGAGGCTAAGAATGGTTTTGAGGGTGAGATGAATTCTGGGTATTTGAAGATCAGCAGCTATGCCAAGCTGACTGGGAAAGTGAATTTGATGAAGAtcatgaagaagaggaagaccATTGATACGAACTGCACCATGGTTGTTGTTTTGAAGAGCAGGACTGTCAAGGATCTATTTTGCAGATGA
- the LOC117626947 gene encoding uncharacterized protein LOC117626947, giving the protein MAAKEQGKPLAPANSYHLRSDEEEVIVSSHTKLCQRKYVMCCGCVSALFLIIAVTAIVLGFTVFHVEGPRIKMNDVTIQQLEFANGALRLDTNVTLLADVSIKNPNVASFKYGNTTTRVYYNETEVGQGRTPAGVAKARRTMRMNVTVDIVPGEISAVPGFIKEVASGKLTVSTYTRIEGKVKILMVNKNVVVELNCKMTYNFASKEIEGEDCKRRVSL; this is encoded by the coding sequence ATGGCTGCCAAAGAACAAGGCAAGCCCCTAGCCCCAGCCAACTCATACCATCTCCGcagtgatgaagaagaagttaTCGTCTCCTCACACACAAAGCTCTGCCAAAGAAAATATGTAATGTGCTGTGGCTGTGTCTCGGCTCTCTTCTTAATCATAGCCGTAACAGCCATAGTTCTGGGGTTCACGGTGTTTCACGTAGAGGGCCCGAGGATCAAGATGAATGATGTCACAATCCAACAACTGGAGTTTGCCAACGGAGCCCTACGCTTGGATACTAATGTGACACTCCTAGCTGATGTCTCGATCAAGAACCCTAACGTGGCATCTTTCAAGTATGGGAACACAACCACCAGGGTTTACTACAACGAGACTGAGGTGGGCCAGGGGAGGACTCCGGCAGGGGTGGCAAAGGCGAGGAGGACGATGAGGATGAACGTGACGGTGGATATTGTTCCTGGGGAGATCTCGGCGGTGCCGGGGTTCATAAAGGAGGTGGCATCAGGGAAGTTGACGGTGAGCACTTATACAAGGATTGAAGGTAAGGTGAAAATTCTTATGGTCAATAAAAATGTGGTGGTTGAATTGAATTGTAAAATGACGTACAATTTTGCAAGCAAAGAGATTGAAGGAGAGGACTGCAAGCGAAGGGTTAGTCTTTGA
- the LOC117629333 gene encoding probable membrane-associated kinase regulator 2 — MEAFSLLKYWRGGGVVANPVPNSTDTASSANMRAPSTTTTTILTAVAQHRDETDDDDSDGDDGPFFDLEFAVPDEDEAQPQTHKPSGQSMDETDVEHQEDDDDDSSEEDDEESDDGVDGEREFNFTVSSGSSHDRTDDPTLTLSPSDDLFFKGKLVPIEPSSIEFNPSEEPNSKPQFAVSLLKSATKFRVFMLGLKKSKSNANGSEKTEPAVGSVEPPQKTQEKQQQQQQQPQQQKQKQQGKLFTVKFKVEEVPIVSLFTRDNSSRISTTNKSQTQTQTQQKPISAAEESASEEKRFSKEVMQKYLKMVKPLYVRVSKRYGEKLRLSGQLSLSGSTAPAPVAGCEKSQSGTEASEPPATASIAKSCHKQGNFPAGLRVVCKHLGKSRSASSAVAAAPSGAVVSQRRDDSLLQQQDGIQSAILHCKRSFNASRDSDSTLLSRSVSDPSNEKSVELSRKSSDHGKGVGL; from the exons ATGGAAGCTTTCAGCTTGCTCAAGTACTGGCGAGGCGGTGGTGTTGTAGCCAACCCCGTTCCCAATAGCACAGACACTGCTTCTTCCGCTAACATGCGCGCCCCTtcgaccaccaccaccacaatcCTCACCGCCGTCGCCCAACACAGAGACGAGACTGACGACGACGACAGCGACGGCGACGATGGGCCTTTCTTCGACTTAGAGTTCGCTGTCCCCGATGAGGATGAAGCCCAGCCGCAAACTCACAAACCCTCTGGCCAAAGTATGGACGAGACCGATGTAGAGCACCAAGAAGACGACGACGACGATAGCTCtgaggaagatgatgaagagTCTGATGATGGCGTGGACGGTGAGAGAGAGTTCAACTTCACGGTCTCTTCTGGGTCTAGCCATGACCGTACGGACGACCCCACCCTCACTCTGTCTCCCTCCGACGACTTGTTCTTCAAAGGCAAGCTTGTGCCCATTGAGCCCTCGTCGATTGAGTTCAACCCATCTGAAGAACCCAACTCCAAGCCCCAATTCGCCGTTTCCTTGTTGAAATCGGCCACCAAATTTCGTGTTTTCATGTTGGGTTTGAAGAAATCGAAGTCGAATGCAAATGGGTCGGAGAAAACAGAGCCGGCTGTTGGATCTGTTGAACCGCCGCAGAAAACCCAAGAGaagcagcaacagcaacagcaacagccGCAGCAGCAGAAGCAAAAGCAGCAGGGGAAGCTTTTCACGGTGAAATTTAAAGTCGAGGAGGTACCCATTGTGTCTTTGTTTACCAGAGACAACAGCTCCAGAatctccaccaccaacaaGTCCCAGACCCAGACCCAGACCCAGCAGAAGCCCATAAGCGCTGCTGAAGAATCGGCTTCTGAGGAAAAGCGCTTTTCCAAAGAAGTAATGCAAAAGTACTTGAAAATGGTCAAGCCTCTCTACGTTCGCGTGTCCAAAAGGTATGGCGAGAAGCTCAGGCTGTCCGGCCAACTCAGCTTAAGCGGCTCGACAGCGCCGGCGCCTGTTGCTGGGTGTGAGAAGAGCCAGTCAGGGACTGAAGCTTCAGAGCCGCCGGCGACGGCGAGCATTGCGAAGAGTTGTCATAAACAGGGAAATTTTCCGGCTGGGCTGAGAGTGGTTTGTAAGCACTTGGGTAAAAGCCGGTCGGCTTCCTCGGCTGTAGCCGCGGCTCCATCAGGAGCCGTGGTGTCTCAGAGGAGAGATGATTCGCTGCTTCAGCAGCAGGATGGAATCCAAAGCGCCATTCTGCATTGCAAGCGCTCCTTCAATGCCTCCAGag ATTCGGACTCTACCCTGCTATCTCGGTCTGTGAGCGATCCCTCGAATGAAAAGTCAGTTGAGTTGTCACGCAAATCGTCGGATCATGGCAAAGGAGTTGGCCTTTAA
- the LOC117628598 gene encoding reticulon-like protein B2 — protein MAEHTEEVKAAESLMDKIADKIHGHDSPVSPAVESLHEKAEKAVSSGHAASLKAKAYSLFGREKPVHNVFGGGKAADVFLWRDKKGSASVLIAITIIWVFFELLGYHLLTLLAHCLILVLAMLFLWSNASTFINKSPPRIPQVKIPEKPVLQIASAITIEINRAFVILREIASGKDLKQFLSVIAGLWVLSILGKWYNFLTLVYIVVVLLFTLPVFYEKYDDQVDAFAEKAMIEIKKQYAVFDAKVLSKVPKGQMKDKKT, from the exons ATGGCGGAGCATACGGAGGAAGTGAAGGCGGCGGAGTCTCTGATGGATAAGATAGCGGACAAGATCCACGGCCACGATTCGCCAGTGTCGCCGGCGGTGGAGTCGCTGCACGAGAAGGCCGAGAAGGCCGTCAGCAGCGGCCATGCGGCGTCGTTGAAGGCCAAGGCTTACAGTCTCTTTGGGAGGGAGAAGCCCGTGCACAACGTCTTCGGCGGTGGAAAAG CGGCAGATGTTTTCCTGTGGAGGGACAAGAAGGGATCGGCAAGTGTTCTTATTGCGATAACGATCATATGGGTTTTCTTTGAATTGCTTGGATACCACCTGCTGACTCTGCTGGCCCACTGCTTGATTCTGGTTCTTGCAATGTTGTTCTTATGGTCCAACGCCTCAACCTTCATTAACAA GTCTCCACCACGCATTCCACAAGTTAAAATTCCAGAGAAGCCGGTTCTACAGATTGCGTCTGCAATTACAATTGAGATTAACCGGGCTTTTGTTATCCTGCGAGAGATTGCCTCAGGGAAGGATCTGAAGCAGTTCCTCTCT GTGATTGCTGGCTTGTGGGTTTTGTCTATCCTGGGGAAGTGGTACAACTTCTTGACCTTGGTCTACATAG TTGTTGTTTTGCTCTTCACGCTGCCTGTATTCTATGAGAAATATGACGACCAGGTGGATGCATTCGCAGAGAAGGCAATGATCGAGATCAAGAAGCAGTATGCAGTGTTTGATGCAAAGGTCCTAAGTAAAGTTCCTAAGGGGCAAATGAAGGACAAGAAGACTTAG